In Sphaerodactylus townsendi isolate TG3544 unplaced genomic scaffold, MPM_Stown_v2.3 scaffold_1040, whole genome shotgun sequence, the following proteins share a genomic window:
- the LOC125424800 gene encoding nuclear factor 1 C-type-like produces ISPTIKKDMDKSPFNSPSPQDSSPRLTSFTQHQRPVIAVHSGITRSPHPSSALHFPTTSILSQTASTYFPHTAIRYPPHLNPQDPLKDLVSLACDPSNQQPGPLNGSGQVKVPGHYLSTQMLAPPPPGMPRLAISPDTKSTTTASEGGTSSPTSPNSGRFAILAGRGKDLGRAPR; encoded by the exons ggATCTCCCCAACTATCAAAAAGGACATGGACAAGTCTCCTTTCAACAGCCCGTCGCCGCAGGATTCATCACCCCGTCTGACCAGCTTCACCCAACATCAGCGGCCTGTCATTGCTGTTCATAGTG GTATCACCCGAAGCCCCCACCCTTCCTCCGCTCTGCACTTCCCCACCACCTCGATCCTGTCCCAGACGGCCTCCACCTACTTCCCCCACACAGCCATAAGGTACCCGCCTCATCTGAATCCGCAGGATCCTCTGAAAGACCTCGTCTCGTTGGCCTGTGATCCGTCCAATCAACAGCCAGGACCG TTAAATGGAAGTGGCCAAGTGAAGGTACCCGGGCACTACCTTTCCACACAGATGTTGGCGCCGCCGCCCCCCGGTATGCCCCGCCTGGCAATCTCGCCTGATACCAAATCCACCACGACAGCTTCCGAGGGAGGGACCTCCTCGCCGACATCACCCA ACTCAGGGCGCTTTGCGATCCTGGCTGGGAGGGGCAAAGACTTGGGGAGGGCTCCTAGATGA